A genome region from Falco biarmicus isolate bFalBia1 chromosome 11, bFalBia1.pri, whole genome shotgun sequence includes the following:
- the LOC130157239 gene encoding E3 ubiquitin-protein ligase RBBP6-like, protein MSCVHYKFSSRLNSDVVTFHGPHISLRDLRRQIMGRERLKATHCDLQVTNAQTMEEYTDDNALIPRHSSVTVRRVPVRGVKATGKTDLGSRTGPASRTSKEVCKNTS, encoded by the exons ATGTCGTGTGTCCACTACAagttctcctccaggctgaactccGATGTGGTCACCTTTCACGGCCCCCACATCTCCCTGCGCGACCTCAGGCGCCAGATCATGGGCCGCGAGAGGCTGAAGGCGACCCACTGCGACCTGCAGGTCACCAACGCCCAGACCATGGAAG aatacaCAGATGACAATGCCCTGATTCCAAGGCACTCATCGGTAACTGTTAGGAGAGTCCCTGTTAGAGGAGTTAAAGCTACCGGCAAGACAGACCTTGG aaGTCGAACTGGGCCAGCGAGTAGAACATCAAAAGAGGTATGtaaaaacacaagctga
- the LOC130157031 gene encoding E3 ubiquitin-protein ligase RBBP6-like: MVFVPKLEYVFNFSEKIGDPSAPLSLAQLIKTANLAEANASEEDKIKAMMIQSCHEYDPSNYLREALNLPPPSSSCFCCGKPGHYAKNCPVNRDKNVEPVCRIKRSTGIPRSFLVEVKDPNTKGAMLTKAGKYAIPTINAEAYAREKKEKPPFLPEEPSSSSADRPVPNELLCPICKDPVTDAALIPCCGASYCDECIRTALLESEEHTCPACHQTGVSPDALVANNFLRQVTW; this comes from the exons ATGGTATTTGTGCCTA AACTTGagtatgtgtttaatttttctgaaaagattgGCGACCCTTCCGCACCTCTTTCTCTGGCCCAGCTTATTAAG ACTGCCAACCTGGCTGAAGCCAATGCTTCCGAAGAGGATAAGATAAAGGCGATGATGATACAGTCCTGCCATGAATACGATCCATCCAA TTACTTGAGGGAAGCCTTGAATCTGCCTCCACCATCATCCAGttgcttttgctgtggaaaaCCTGGCCACTATGCCAAGAACTGCCCGGTAAATAGG GACAAAAATGTGGAGCCTGTTTGCAGAATTAAAAGGAGCACCGGAATTCCAAGGAGTTTCCTGGTGGAGGTGAAGGATCCCAACACAAAAGGTGCCATGCTGACAAAGGCTGGGAAATACGCAATACCAACTATTAATGC GGAAGCTTATgctagagagaaaaaggaaaagccaccCTTTTTACCAGAggagccctcctcctcctccgcagACAGGCCTGTTCCAAACGAGTTGTTATGTCCCATTTGTAAAGATCCAGTGACGGATGCAGCGCTTATTCCATGCTGTGGAGCAAGTTATTGTGACGAAT GTATTAGAACAGCTTTACTGGAATCGGAGGAACATACTTGCCCGGCGTGTCATCAGACAGGTGTTTCTCCTGACGCTTTAGTTGCCAACAACTTCCTGCGCCAGGTAACGTGGTGA
- the LOC130157030 gene encoding E3 ubiquitin-protein ligase RBBP6-like yields the protein MEGEHLIGLSTANLAEANASEEDKIKAMMIQSCHEYDPSNYLREPLDLPPPSSSCFCCGKPGHYAKNCPVNRDKNVEPVCRIKRSTGIPRSFLVEVKDPNTKGAMLTKAGKYAIPTINAEAYAREKKEKPPFLPEEPSSSSADRPVPNELLCPICKDPVTDAALIPCCGASYCDECIRTALLESEEHTCPACHQTGVSPDALVANNFLRQAVNNFHNGTGYTTGLHKEIQQQQRQPPSPPARPLVTVTPAAQVTATKLSKSSSLIY from the exons ATGGAAGGGGAGCACCTTATTGGCCTCAGT ACTGCCAACCTGGCTGAAGCCAATGCTTCCGAAGAGGATAAGATAAAGGCGATGATGATACAGTCCTGCCATGAATACGATCCATCCAA TTACTTGAGGGAACCCTTGGATCTGCCTCCACCATCATCCAGttgcttttgctgtggaaaaCCTGGCCACTATGCCAAGAACTGCCCGGTAAATAGG GACAAAAATGTGGAGCCTGTTTGCAGAATTAAAAGGAGCACCGGAATTCCAAGGAGTTTCCTGGTGGAGGTGAAGGATCCCAACACAAAAGGTGCCATGCTGACAAAGGCTGGGAAATACGCAATACCAACTATTAATGC GGAAGCTTATgctagagagaaaaaggaaaagccaccCTTTTTACCAGAggagccctcctcctcctccgcagACAGGCCTGTTCCAAACGAGTTGTTATGTCCCATTTGTAAAGATCCAGTGACGGATGCAGCGCTTATTCCATGCTGTGGAGCAAGTTATTGTGACGAAT GTATTAGAACAGCTTTACTGGAATCGGAGGAACATACTTGCCCGGCGTGTCATCAGACAGGTGTTTCTCCTGACGCTTTAGTTGCCAACAACTTCCTGCGCCAG GCTGTGAACAACTTCCACAATGGAACCGGCTACACAACAGGGCTCCATAAGGagattcagcagcagcagcgacaGCCGCCGTCACCGCCTGCACGACCACTTGTGACTGTGACACCTGCTGCTCAGGTGACTGCCACCAAACTTTCTAAATCTTCCTCTCT tatttattag